Part of the Rhodospirillales bacterium genome, TCAGGTCGAGGACGGCGCGGGTGCGGACCGAGGTCCAGGTGGTGAACAGATCGACGATGACGTTGCCGCGCACCATCTGGCAGTATGGAAAGAAGGCGAAAATGGCGATGGCGCAGCCGATCTCCACCAGCTCGAAGTCGCCCGGGATCGGGACGTCGAACACCTCCCGCCCGATCACCGACGCGATCGTCAGCGCGGTGATCAACAGCAATGCAAGTCCCCCGACGCCGGCGACAACGACTGCGGCGCGGTGGAGGAACCGGCCGAAGGGATCGAGATCGGCGGTAGGCGCGTCCGACGGCGGCATTGCCGGCCCCTCCCCCTCCTGTACAACGCCGACCACGCGAGGATCAGCGCGAGTATTGATCGATGAGCGCCTCCGCCGCATCCAGCAGCGCCTGTCCGTCGTCCCCGGCGGCGGCCCGCTCCTTCACCCACTCGTCGATCGCCGGCTTGGTCGCCGCCTTCCAGCGGTCCAGTTCTGCCCCATCGATGACGTAGAACGCGTGGCCCAGATCGGCGGCTGCCTTGCGCCCCGGCTCCTCGGCCTTGTCCCAGGCTTCACCGACCTTCAGCGCCAGCTCGATCCCGGCGTTGTCGTCGATCACCTGCTTGAGGTCGTCGGGAAGCTTTTCGTATGTGTCCTTGTTCATGAGGTATAGGAAGACCGCCGTGTAAAGCCCGCGGTCTCCGCCGAATTCGGTGTGGCTGTCGGTTAGCTCGTGGATGCGAAGCGGGCGCGTCACTTCGAAAGGCAGGACGGCGCCGTCGATCACGCCGCGCGACAGCGCCTCCGGAACCTGCGGCACCGGCATGCCGATCGGGCTGGCGCCCAGCTCGGTCAAGGCCGCGTTGACCGGCCGATTGGGCACCCGGATGACCGCGCCCTTGATGTCCTCGGTGTTGCGGATGGGCCTTTTCTTCATATGCAACGTGCCGGGCGCATGCACGTGCACCAGGATCGGATGCACGTCGGACAGTTCGTCCTCGGCGTACTCCATGGCATAGGCATGTGCCGCGGCGCTGGTCGCCCGCGCCGCGCCGGGGACGAACGGCAACTCGAGCACCTCCAGCTTGGGGAACCGGCCGGGCGTATATCCGGCCAACGTCCACACCACGTCGACCACCCCGTCCCGCACCTGG contains:
- a CDS encoding TRAP transporter small permease, coding for MPPSDAPTADLDPFGRFLHRAAVVVAGVGGLALLLITALTIASVIGREVFDVPIPGDFELVEIGCAIAIFAFFPYCQMVRGNVIVDLFTTWTSVRTRAVLDLIANLAFMMIAAALTWRTALGAAELMRYGEETMVLRVPLWWGCSAGALSFGFLTIVCAYTAWRSLIPAWRAPRPVAGGQG
- a CDS encoding TRAP transporter substrate-binding protein, which translates into the protein MNRRTLVRVLAAMAAILAVTAAVIDRTAAAEEVVLRVHHFLPPASTAQTQLIEPWAKRVTEESDGRIKVQIFPSMQLGGKPPQLFDQVRDGVVDVVWTLAGYTPGRFPKLEVLELPFVPGAARATSAAAHAYAMEYAEDELSDVHPILVHVHAPGTLHMKKRPIRNTEDIKGAVIRVPNRPVNAALTELGASPIGMPVPQVPEALSRGVIDGAVLPFEVTRPLRIHELTDSHTEFGGDRGLYTAVFLYLMNKDTYEKLPDDLKQVIDDNAGIELALKVGEAWDKAEEPGRKAAADLGHAFYVIDGAELDRWKAATKPAIDEWVKERAAAGDDGQALLDAAEALIDQYSR